One Numida meleagris isolate 19003 breed g44 Domestic line chromosome 6, NumMel1.0, whole genome shotgun sequence genomic region harbors:
- the CHRM5 gene encoding muscarinic acetylcholine receptor M5 translates to MEVNLFSNSTVINSSSINHKQLEGHSLWEVITIATVTAIVSLITIVGNVLVMISFKVNSQLKTVNNYYLLSLACADLIIGIFSMNLYTSYILIGHWSLGSLACDLWLALDYVASNASVMNLLVISFDRYFSITRPLTYRAKRTPKRAGIMIGLAWLISFILWAPVILCWQYFVGERTVPPEECQIQFLYEPIITFGTAIAAFYIPVSVMTILYCRIYKETEKRTKDLAELQGSESVAEFETIKPQKAFLKSCFSCKQQNLVKRERCQASWSSSSRSTSATVKASQAASMCTDWAKADQLTTCSSYASSEEEDKLATDPVFQVAYRSPSKGKDEEFNERESKDIVVKDQPEENDFETQQYFLSPAIGQKSKKCVAYKFRLVVKADGTQEANNGCRKVKITPCSADLSKDPSIKSMDPNINNQITKRKRMVLIKERKAAQTLSAILLAFIITWTPYNIMVLISTFCSDCIPLTLWHLGYWLCYVNSTVNPMCYALCNKTFRKTFKMLLFCQWKKKKVEEKLYWQGNTRMP, encoded by the coding sequence atggaagtaAATCTCTTCAGCAATTCTACTGTTATAAACAGTTCATCCATCAACCATAAACAGTTAGAAGGGCATAGCCTCTGGGAAGTTATTACTATTGCCACTGTAACTGCAATTGTGAGCTTAATAACCATAGTAGGAAATGTTCTTGTAATGATATCCTTCAAGGTCAACAGTCAGCTCAAAACTGTTAATAATTATTACTTGCTCAGCCTTGCCTGTGCAGACCTCATCATTGGAATATTTTCTATGAACCTCTATACCTCTTATATACTCATAGGCCATTGGTCTCTTGGAAGCCTGGCGTGTGACCTGTGGCTAGCTCTGGATTACGTAGCTAGCAATGCCTCTGTCATGAACCTCCTAGTCATCAGCTTTGACAGGTATTTTTCTATCACAAGGCCTTTGACGTACAGGGCTAAACGCACGCCCAAAAGAGCTGGCATCATGATCGGCCTGGCGTGGCTAATCTCCTTCATTCTATGGGCACCTGTAATATTGTGCTGGCAGTATTTTGTGGGTGAACGAACAGTACCCCCTGAGGAATGCCAGATACAGTTTTTATACGAGCCTATTATCACCTTTGGTACTGCAATTGCTGCTTTTTACATTCCAGTGTCAGTGATGACCATTTTATATTGCCGCATCTATAAAGAGACTGAGAAACGTACCAAGGACCTTGCTGAACTTCAGGGTTCTGAGTCTGTGGCAGAATTTGAGACGATAAAGCCTCAGAAAGCTTTCCTGAAGTCTTGCTTCAGTTGCAAGCAACAAAACTTAGTCAAAAGGGAGAGATGTCAGGCTTCCTGGTCTTCATCCAGTCGAAGTACATCAGCTACAGTGAAGGCATCCCAAGCAGCGAGCATGTGCACTGACTGGGCTAAGGCTGACCAGCTGACCACCTGCAGCAGCTATGCATCTTCAGAAGAAGAGGACAAACTTGCCACTGATCCTGTTTTCCAAGTAGCTTACAGGAGTCCATCTAAAGGTAAGGACGAAGAGTTTAATGAAAGGGAAAGTAAGGATATTGTTGTCAAAGACCAacctgaagaaaatgattttgagaCCCAGCAATACTTTTTATCGCCTGCCATAGgccaaaaaagtaaaaaatgtgtGGCCTACAAATTCCGCTTGGTGGTTAAGGCTGATGGCACTCAGGAAGCCAACAATGGTTGCCGTAAAGTAAAAATAACTCCTTGTTCTGCTGATCTGTCGAAGGATCCTTCCATCAAAAGCATGGATCCAAATATAAATAACCAAAtcaccaaaaggaaaaggatggtTCTTATAAAAGAACGTAAAGCAGCGCAGACTTTAAGTGCCATTCTTTTGGCTTTTATCATCACATGGACTCCCTACAATATCATGGTTTTGATCTCCACATTCTGCTCTGACTGCATTCCTCTGACATTGTGGCACCTTGGATATTGGCTATGCTATGTGAACAGCACTGTTAACCCCATGTGTTATGCTCTCTGTAACAAAACTTTCAGGAAAACTTTtaagatgctgcttttctgccagtggaaaaagaagaaagtggaagagaaaCTGTACTGGCAGGGCAATACTCGAATGCCATAA